In Hyphomicrobium denitrificans 1NES1, the genomic stretch CTTATGGCGGGGCAGGATCGGAACGGCAAGGTGGCGTAGATGCCGAGTTCAAATTCGCCGCCAGTCGCCCAGGACAACATTGACGAGCGTCAATGCCGCAACGGCGGCGGTGTCCGCCCGCATGATGCGGGGCCCCAGCGACAGGACCACAACAAAGGACTGGGCGAGGAGTCGGCTTCGTTCACTATCCGAGAACCCACCCTCGGGACCAATAAGGACGGCGACCGGGCCCGCGGGAACATGTCCGAGCGTCTCGATCGGATCGGCGCTCGTCTCCTGTTCGTCACAATAGATCAGCTTTCTCGCGGGGTCCCATCCGGCCAAGGCGCTATCGAGCGAAACCGGCGGCTCGACCTCGGGCACACGGAGGATTCCGCATTGCTCGGCCGCCTCGATGACGTTGGCGACCATCCGCTCTGTATTCACGCGCTCGGCGATGGTTCTTTCGGTAATGACGGGCCGCAACCGGCGGACGCCCATCTCAGTCGCCTTCTGGACCATGTAATCCAGGCGCGCGCGCTTGAGGGGAGCAAAAAGATAATCGATGTCCGGCCCTTGTTCCTGCGGACGGGTCCGGTGCTCGATACCGAGAATCGCGGTGCGTTTGCGATTTTCAAGGAGCGAGGCTTCCCATTCTCCATCCCGACCGTTGAACACGAGAAGCCGCGCGCCGGGTCGCAACCTTAGAACGTTGGTCAAATAGTGGGCCTGCTGCTGCGGAAGCTCGACGGACAATCCGGCCGCGAGATCGCCGACGATAAAGAGCCGCTCCGATGTCAGATCACGAATTGCCATGTTGAGGTCTTAACCGGGCCTCGAATTGCGTCAAACAGCGGGTGCCGGGCCCTTGCTGCCCCGTGCCGCTGGGCTCTATAGCGTCGAAACAGGCTGTCGGAGAACGAGCATACTATGGGAGCCGAAGTTTCCCCCAATTCCGATTCGCGCGTTGCCGATGCAGCGCCGTCCAATTGGGTCGATCGCTGGGCGCCGTTGTCATGGCGGCCCTATCTTCGGCTCGGGCGGTTCGACCGGCCCATCGGGGCATGGCTTCTGCTTTTTCCGTGCTGGTGGTCACAAACGCTTGCGCAGGTTGCCTCGCGCGAGCCGTTTCCGAACTTTCGCTACCTGCTGCTCTTCGCCATCGGCGCGTTTGCCATGCGGGCATCGGGCTGCGCCTATAACGACTATGTCGACCGCTATATCGACGCGCAAGTGCAACGCACGGCAAGCCGCCCCATTCCATCCGGCCAGGTGACGCCTGGAGGCGCATTGAAATTCGTCGCTCTCACGGCACTGGTCGGGCTTGCCGTTCTTCTTCAATTCGACTGGTTCACCGTGTGGCTCGGCATCGCTTCGCTGCTTATCGTCGCAGTTTATCCGTTCGCCAAGCGCGTGACATCCTATCCCCAATTCGTTCTCGGGCTCGCGTTCAACTGGGGCGCGCTCGTCGGCTGGGCGGCCGAGAAGGGCTCGCTCGATTGGCCAGCTGTGGCGCTCTATGCGGGATGCGTGTTCTGGACCGTAGGCTACGATACGATTTACGCGCATCAGGACAAAGAGGACGACGCGCTTCTCGGGCTCGGATCGACAGCCCTGCATTTCGGAGAGAACACGGTTTCGTTCGTCGGCGCTTTCTATGGTCTTGCCGGAATTCTGTGGCTGACGGCAGGGGCGCTGGCGGGCGCCCACCTGGTTTTCTTCCTTTCGGTGACGCTCGTTTTTTTACAGATGTCCTGGCAGGTCGCGACGCTCGATATCAACGATCCCGCCAACTGCCTTCGGCGATTTAAGTCCAATCGCGAGGTCGGCATTGCGGTGCTCCTCGGCCTGATTGCCGACATGGCATTGTCGTGGTTCGCCGGGCTCAGTTGAACGTCGCCGAAACGCCACGCACGACAACGGCGCGAAAGACCAGCTTTCGCGCCGCGCCGTTGTGCCTCACTGTCGTCTTTTCGAGCGGCCGGCTCTCCAGCATTTTCTGATTTTCTATCAGAATTCCGTTCCGATACGCTTAAAGCGTACCGTAAAGATCGGACTTCCCGATGTATCAAATCCGCACGTCACGATTGACGCCGCGCATTGCTTGGGCTTTTTGCAGAATTCAGCCCCTCCCTTTCAGGACCACCACGTTCGCCCATGACCAAACACAAGTCTGCTCCGGATAAACAGCCCCAGCTTCTGCATCTCGTTTTCGGAGGCGAACTCAAGGATCTCGACAGCCACGAATTTCGCGACCTCACCAGCCTCGACGTCATCGGCATCTTTCCGGACTATCAATCGGCGTATGCTGCCTGGAAGGGCGCCGCACAGCGTTCGGTCGACAATGCAATGATACGCTATTTCATTGTCCACCTGCATCGCCTGCTCGAGCCGAACGGACTGGCAGCGCTACAGCGGACGACTCCGTCATCGTAAGTGCGATCACGCTGCAGGCGCTACTCGCGGTGCAGAAGATTGTCGACCAATCTGTTGGCCCAACCGCGCGCCTTGAACGATCGACGAATCTGATCGGGATCGTAAGACGTTTCGACCCAATCCCAGAATTCCACTCCCGTCTTCGCCTTGTCTTCGAGATAGCGCTGGAACACGGCATCGAGCACGCCCGTATCGGCGCTGCGTACATGACCATAGCGCAAGGATAGCTGTTTTCTGGCTTCCTCGATCGGCACGCCGTCGCGTTCGTGTCGAACGATCACGCTCATAAGTCCGGCGCGATCGGCTCCCGACTTGCAGTGCACGAGAATCGGATACTGGACACTCCTGAGCAGATCCCTCATTGCTCGTAGTTGCACTCGCGTCGGGGGAGCCCGCGATTTCAATGCCAGATCGACGAGCGTGATGCCGTGGCGTGCGCACGCCTGCTGTTCAAGCCAACGCGTCCCGAATGATTGCTCGCCGCGCAAGTTGACGATGGTCTTGACGCCACGATGCGCCAGCCAACCGACATGATGCGGCGCCGGCTGCGCCGAACGCCAGACGTCCTTGGAAATGCGATGCCGATTGTTATAAGCGACCCGAGCAATTCCGTAGTCTACGAATAGCATCTCCGCATAACACAGAGCCGGGGCGAATCTGGAGTTCAGCCAACCCGGGGACGAGCGCATGGTACTCTCTAACAGCGCACCGCTCCTGCGCCGCAGTCCACGTTTCACTTGTTTGAGAAGGCTCGCCATCAGAGCCCGGCAGAATGACCGATTTTCGGCACCAGGTGTATGCTCCTGCGAAAGAGTGCACGTATTTGTTCGTTCACAGAAGGCCGCGGCCGTTCTCGATTGAACTTGCTAGTTATTCGCTATAGCAACGACCCGCAAGAGGCTTGAACGGCTGCCGATTTCGGCTCGAAGAGCTTTCGCCGCAGAATTGCAAGGGGCAGCCGCGCCGCATGGCCGAAACCAAGAAGACGCTTGTGCGATTTGGCGGAAGCGCCCTTGCCAGCTTCATTAGACTCGTCGACCGGACGTCCAAAAGGATTTATGAGCCGGCCGATATCCTGGACAGGCTCGCAGACCTGCACCCTTGTATCGTTGCCTGCTGGCACGGCCAGTTCATGATGGTCGCAGGCTTGCGACCCGAGAACGTCAAAGTCGCCGCGATGGTCGCGAAACACGGTGATGCGGAACTCATCGGCGAGGCCATGCGCGCACTGGGCGTCCAATTAATCCGTGGCGCGGGCGCCGGTTCGAGGCGGCGCGACCGAGGCGGCGCATCGGCATTACGCGCGTCCCTCAGCGCACTTGCGGACGGCCATTCGCTGGTCATGACCGCCGACATTCCGCCCGGGCCCGCGCGTATCGCCGGAGCCGGCATCATCGCAATCAGCAGGATGTCGGGCCGGCCCATCATCCCCGTGGCGGTCGCATCGAAACATTTCGCATCCTTCGATACCTGGAGCCGCCTGACATTCAATTTACCTTATTCGCGGCTGGCGTTCGTCGCGGGCGAACCTATCGAGGTCCCGGCTGGCGCCGACGCCGAAGTGCTCGAATCAAAAAGGCTCGAACTCGAGACGACGCTCAATGCTGTGACGACCAGAGCGTATGAACTTGCGGGTAGCGATATCAATCGAGCAATGCCTCTCGACGTTTTGGCCGCGGCCTCGCCGCCGGCGCCAGGCCCGATGTTTACGATCTATCGTGCGGGTACGTCCTTGCTGCGTCCCGCCGTGCCAATCTTACTCAACATGCGTGGCCGGCAAGGCAAAGAAGATACGCCCCGCCGCGGCGAGCGCCTTGGTTTTGCGGGACTGCCGCGCCCAGAGGGCCAGCTTGTCTGGGTGCACGCGGCAAGCGTTGGCGAGATGAACGCCGTGCTGCCGCTTATCGAGCGCATGCTTGCCGCCAATCCGCATATCCACGTTCTGCTGACGACCGGTACGACAACGTCTGCGGACGTTGCTGCACGCCGCCTTCCGGAACGCGCGATCCATCAGTATGTGCCGCTCGATGTTCCACAGTACGTCGCCCGTTTTCTCGACCATTGGAAGCCGACGATCGCGATCTTCACCGAATCCGACATCTGGCCGAACCTTGTGCTCGGGGCGGCCGACCGTGGAATTCCCCTCGTGCTCGTCAATGCACGTATGTCACCGCGCAGCATCAATCGCTGGCGGCGCTTCGCCAGGTTTGGGCGGCCGCTGTTCTCGCGCTTTGCAGCAATTCTCACGCAAAACGAATCCATCGGACGGGCGATCAAACGCCTCGGCGCTCCAAACGTCATCACGGCAGGAAACCTCAAGATCGATTCTCCGCCGCCGCATGTCGACGCTGCTGCAGAAGCGGCGCTAAGAGCCGCCATTGGACGGCGCCCCGTCTTCCTGGCCGCCAGTACGCATCCTGGCGAAGACGCCATCATCGCGGCAGCGCATTCCCTGATGCGCCGTGACATCGAGGGATTGCTGACGATCATCGTACCGCGTCATCCCGAGCGGGGCGGCGGTCTCGCGGCGTCGCTCGGCAGCCTCGGACTCAAAACTCAATTGCGCAGCCGATCGCCCGATCCTGCCGCCGAAACCGAAATCTACATTGCCGATACGATCGGGGAGCTTGGGACTTTTTACGCGATCTCGAAAATTGCCCTGGTCGGCGGTTCGCTGATCGAGCACGGAGGTCAGAATCCTATCGAAGCTGTCCGCCTCGGAGCCTGCGTGTTGACCGGGCCCTACACGCACAATTTCAAAGATGCCTATCGCTCGCTCATTCGCGAAGGCGGCGCTATCGAAGTGCGATCGTCCGACGACATCGCGCGCCACGTCACCAAGCTGCACGTCGACCAACAGGCCGCCGAACTCATGCGATCGGGCGCAGACCGTGCGCTCAAATCACTGAGCGGTGCGCTTGAGAAAACTCTCGGCGCAGTGCAGCCGCTTCTCGAAAAGCAGAAGGTGTGACCCTTGCCCGGCCGAGAACCTCGATGGTGGTACGGCACCGGATCGCATTGGCAAGCGGTGTTTCTCTCTCCCGTTGGACGCCTTGTCGGGAGCGTGGCTGCCGCGCGACTTGGCAAAAAACCTTCGTACCACTCGCGCCTGCCGGTCATCTGCGTCGGAAACTTCACCGTCGGCGGATCAGGCAAGACGCCGCTGGCGTTGCTCGTGGCGCGACTTGTTTCCGACGAAGGACGCGAGCCGTGGTTCCTGTCTCGCGGATACGGTGGACGGATGCCGGGTCCGGTTCGGGTCGATGCCGCCGTGCATGGCAGCGTCGACGTCAGCGATGAGCCGCTGCTGCTCGCACGTCGTGCGCCGACCGTCGTTTCGCGGGATCGCCGCAAGGGCGCTCAATTCATCGAGGCAACCGCGCCCGCTAACACGGTCATCATTATGGACGACGGACTGCAAAATCCTTCGCTCGCGAAAAATCTTACCCTTGCGGTCGTCTCCGGAGATCGCGGGTTTGGAAATGGCCGCGTGATCCCGGCGGGGCCATTGCGGGCACCGCTTGCCGCGCAGATCGGCCTCGCGAATGCGATCCTCGTGACCGGGCAAGCGAGTCAGTCCAGCCATGCGTTACGACACTCTTTACGCACGCTCACGCAGGTGCCGCTTCTTTCAGCAAAGACACACGCCTCGGAGGGCGCTGTGCGGTTGCGCGGACGCCGTGTCGTTGCCTACGCCGGCATCGTCAATCCGGAACGCTTTTTCTCTATGCTCGAAAGTCTCGGCGCAACGATGGTCGAGCGGCGCGCGTTTGCCGATCATCATGCTTTCAGCGAAAGCGAAGCGCGCGATCTTGTCGATACGGCGCGACGGACGAGCGCCGATCTCGTGACGACGGAAAAGGACTTGGCGCGATTGTCAGGCGCGACGGGCGCGGGCGCGGAGCTTCGCAACCGCTCGACCGCGCTCAAGATCGAAACAGTGATTGAGGGCGACGATCTCGCGATCCTCAAAATGAAGATCCGCGAAGCAATCAAGATTTAGGACTCGATCTCTCCTTGCGCCTTGAGTTCAAGATAGCGCTTCACGGAAATTTCTGCCGACGCGTAGGCCTCCTGGGCGTCGACGCTCCAATAGCGCAGATCGGCGAGCGAGATCGGCTGACCGGTTACGGCGCAGCGCACGAACTCGCCAGGTGACAGCACCTCGAACTCACCATCCAGATAACGGAGCTTTGCCTCGCTGCGGACGCCGAAGAATTTCTCAATACGATTCATTCTGTACCGATGTGCGATTTCGACAATTCATAATTTCATAATCAGCGGATGCATTCCGCGGACGGGTTCGGTCAATTCGGCGTGCATAGTCTTTTAGCTTACTTCAGGCGAATTAAAAAAGAGAGCCCTGTCCTCCGCGGGTCCGGTTCTTTTGACGCGGCGCCTTTGCGCCGGACTGCTCCGCCCCGCCTGCGTCAGGTATCGGCTTGCCGTCCGCAACAACCCCGATCCGGCCATCCGAAAACTGAACGGTGAGCGCCGCTCCAGCCGAAACGGATCGCGCCTGCCGTACCATTACACCGGTTTCATCGCGGACCAGCGCAAAGCCTCGAGACAATACGCTCTGGTAGCCCAAGGATTTGAGCAACGCTCTTTTACCATCAAAGTCCCTGCGACGCACGGCCACGCGATTGAGCAGCGCCTGCCCGGCACGCCGTTCCAACGCGTCAAGTCTTTCGCGACATCTGGAATGCTTCTGAACAATCGGCGCCGGGCTCAGGCGGCCGCTGATGCGCGCCAGCCGGGTCCCGTGGGCGCGGGTGTTGGCGAGCAACGCGCGCGACAGGCGACGATCTACGGCGTCGAACCTTTGGCGCGGCAGGGCGATAAGGTCCTGCAGCTTCGGCAGGCCGCGGGACGACGCCTTGAGATGCGTTCTGATGTCAGAAAGGACGCGGCGAACGGCCGTCCGCTTGCGCATCTGAAATTTTTCGAGCGTTTCGATCAGCTCGGAGTATTTCGGCACCACCCACTCGGCGGCTTTCGTCGGCGTTGGGGCGCGCGCGTCCGCCACGAGATCGATCAGTGTCCAGTCCGTCTCATGGCCGACGGCGGAGATCAGCGGGATGCGGCTCTCGGCGGCCGCACGCACGACGATCTCCTCGTTGAAGCTCCAAAGGTCTTCGAGACTGCCGCCGCCACGCGCCACGATCAGCACGTCGGGCCGCGGAATTTTTCCGCCTGCTTCGAGTGCATTGAAGCCGCGTATGGCGGCGGCGACCTCGGCGGCGCTACCTTCGCCTTGTACGCGCGCCGGCCACAACAGCACGCACGTCGGAAAGCGCTCGTTGAAGCCGTGCAGCATGTCGCGGATGACGGCGCCGGTCGGCGACGTCACGATGCCAACGACCTTGGGCAGGAACGGACGCGGCTTCTTGCGCGCTTCGTCGAACAGGCCCTCGGCTGCGAACTTGCGTTTTCGCTCTTCGAGCAGTGCCATTAGCGCGCCAGCGCCTGCAGGCTCGAGCTGCTCGATGACGATCTGGTACTTGGACGAGCCCGGGAAGGTCGTAATCTTACCTTGGGCGACGACCTCCATGCCCTCCTCGGGCTTGAAGCGCAGCCGTCCGTATGTGCCCTTCCAGATGACGGCCTCGATCTTCGCCCGGTCATCCTTCAGCGCGAAATAGCAATGGCCGGACGCGTGCGGTCCGCGGTAACCGGAAATCTCGCCACGCAACCGGACATAGCCGAATCCGTCTTCAAGAGCACGTTTGATGGCGCCCGAAAGCTCGGAAACCGTAAATTCCGGCGCATTGGCGCCGGGGCGGGCATCGCTGGCGGAGGGTGTCGAATTCAATTGTCTGCCGTCTTGTCTGTTTCCGGTTCGATGATACACCAGGGCCCAAATTGCAACAGGGCGACCTGATGAACGTTTTACTTATCGGCTCGGGCGGCCGGGAACACGCGCTTGCCTGGGCTTTGAGCGCCAGCCCTTTGCTCGGCAAGCTCTTTTGTGCTCCTGGAAATGCTGGGATTGCAGAGGTCGCCGAGTGCGTTCGGCTCGATTCGGCCGATCACGATGCGGTCATTCGATTCTGCAGGGATAATAAAATAGGACTTGTTATGATCGGCCCGGAGGCGCCGCTTGTTGCGGGGCTGGGCGATGCGCTCGGCGAAGCCGGCGTCCGCTATTTCGGACCGACGAAAGCGGCGGCGCAACTCGAAGGCTCGAAGGGCTTCACCAAGGACCTTTGTCGCGAAGCCAATATTCCGACAGCGGCATATGGGCGTTTTGCCGATGTTGGGGCCGCGAAAGCCTATCTCGCCTCGCAAAGTTTGCCGATCGTCATCAAGGCCGACGGACTTGCAGCCGGAAAGGGCGTGGTGATTGCAACGATGCGCGCCGAAGCGGAAGCCGCTGTCGATGCCTGCTTCTCGGGCACTTTCGGCGCGGCTGGGAGCGAAGTCGTTATCGAGGAATTTCTTGAGGGCGAGGAAGCGAGCTTCTTTGCGCTTTGCGACGGCACAGCTGCACTGCCGCTTGCGTCGGCACAGGATCACAAGCGCGTCGGCGACGGTGATACCGGCCCCAATACGGGCGGCATGGGCGCGTACTCTCCTGCTCCGGTCATGACGCAGGACATTACGGACCGTGTGATGCGCGAGATCGTCATGCCGACCGTCAACACCATGGCCAAACGCGGCACGCCATTCAAAGGCGTGCTGTTCGCGGGGCTAATGATAACGGGCTCGGGACCGAAGCTCATCGAATACAACGTGCGCTTCGGCGATCCCGAGACGCAGGTTCTTATGATGCGGCTCAGATCGGATCTGCTTGCTGCGCTTCTCGCGACGGCGGACTGCGTTCTCAAAGACTTCGATCTGCGCTGGAGCGACGATGCCGCGTTGACAGTCGTCCTGGCCGCTAATGGCTATCCGGGTACTCCCGTTAAAGGCACCGAGATCAAATGCCTTGAAGCCGCCAAGCTCGTCCCCAACGTGGAGATCTTCCATGCCGGAACGCGCCGAGACGGCGAGCGCCTTCTTGCCGACGGCGGTCGCGTGCTAAACGTAACCGGTCGTGGCCGGACCGTCGCCGAAGCGCGCGACGCCGCTTACGCCGCCATCGCGAAGATCGATTGGCCGGGCGGTTTCTATCGCAAGGACATCGGCTGGCGGGCTCTGCAAAGACAAGAGTAAGTTATAGCGGGAAACCTTCGTTGGAGCGGACATCGGATGGATAAGCCTATGACCGCCGGAACATCCGCAGCCCTGCCGATTCACGGGAAACAATTTAATCGCACGCCGAGGATCGGCCTGGCGCTCGGAGGCGGCGGTGCACGCGGGCTCGCACATATCGCGATGCTCGAAGCGTTCGACGAACTCGGCATCCGCCCCAGCATCATTGCGGGTACCTCGATCGGGGCGCTCTATGGCGCAGTATATGCGTCGGGGCTATCGGGTAAGGACCTGCGCGATCATACGCGATACATCCTGGCCCAGCGTTTCGGCCTGATCCGCGATCTTTTCATAGCGACGGCGCAGCCTTTTTCGCGGCTCGTCGGCGTCGTCGGGCGGCGCAACGCCATTCTCGATCCGATTACGGTGCTCGACGTCATTCTGCCGAAGAGTGTGAAAAGCGATCTCGCCGCATGCGAAATTCCGATCAAGATCGTCGCGTCCGATTTCTACTACCAGGAGCCGAAGGTCTTCACGGAAGGTCCATTGCGGACAGCCGTCGCAGCGAGCATGGCGCTGCCTGTCATCTTCCAGCCCGTCATGGATGGCGGGCGAGCGCTGATCGACGGCGGATTGACGAACCCGTTGCCGTTCGATCTCGTCATGGGGGAAGCGGATATCGTCGTCGCAATTGACGTCTCGGGCGTGCCGGTGCCCAATTCGAAGCGTCCCGATCCAACGGCATTCGAGGCGCTGTTCTCCAGCGCGTTCCTGTTCGAGCGCACGATCATCAAGGAAAAGCTGAAATCGGCGCAGCCTGATATTCTGATCAGCGCCGGGACGAGCCACTATCAGGTGCTCGACTTTCTGAAATTCGATGCAATTCTGGAAGCGGCCGCGCCTGCCAAGGAGAAACTGAAGCAGCAATTGACGCGCGTGCTTTCGGTCGAAACATTGCCGGAGTTGAAGGCGCCGGATGCCCCGCCGAGCGGCATCATCGAAGCGCCGAAGCGGAAACGCCGTGGCTTACTTTCGCGGGCTCGTAAGGATCGGAGGCAGCAGTAGGGACTGCTCCCTCTCCCCGTCCTTACGGGGGAGAGGGTCGGGGTGAGGGGCAGCAATAAACGAACTAGCGGCCGCCCCTCACCCTAACCCTCTCCCCATGCCAAGCGCAGAGGCATGGGGAGAGGGAAGAGTCGTTCACCCTTCGCGGCGGGCGGCAAAGAAGGTTTTGAGCAGCGCACCGGCTTCGGCTTCGGCAAGGCCAGAGTAGACTTCGGGCACATGGTGGCAGGTCGGCTGGCTGAAAATGCGGGCTCCGTGCTCGACGCCACCGCCTTTC encodes the following:
- a CDS encoding DUF4170 domain-containing protein, which translates into the protein MTKHKSAPDKQPQLLHLVFGGELKDLDSHEFRDLTSLDVIGIFPDYQSAYAAWKGAAQRSVDNAMIRYFIVHLHRLLEPNGLAALQRTTPSS
- the xseA gene encoding exodeoxyribonuclease VII large subunit, with the protein product MNSTPSASDARPGANAPEFTVSELSGAIKRALEDGFGYVRLRGEISGYRGPHASGHCYFALKDDRAKIEAVIWKGTYGRLRFKPEEGMEVVAQGKITTFPGSSKYQIVIEQLEPAGAGALMALLEERKRKFAAEGLFDEARKKPRPFLPKVVGIVTSPTGAVIRDMLHGFNERFPTCVLLWPARVQGEGSAAEVAAAIRGFNALEAGGKIPRPDVLIVARGGGSLEDLWSFNEEIVVRAAAESRIPLISAVGHETDWTLIDLVADARAPTPTKAAEWVVPKYSELIETLEKFQMRKRTAVRRVLSDIRTHLKASSRGLPKLQDLIALPRQRFDAVDRRLSRALLANTRAHGTRLARISGRLSPAPIVQKHSRCRERLDALERRAGQALLNRVAVRRRDFDGKRALLKSLGYQSVLSRGFALVRDETGVMVRQARSVSAGAALTVQFSDGRIGVVADGKPIPDAGGAEQSGAKAPRQKNRTRGGQGSLF
- the purD gene encoding phosphoribosylamine--glycine ligase, whose product is MNVLLIGSGGREHALAWALSASPLLGKLFCAPGNAGIAEVAECVRLDSADHDAVIRFCRDNKIGLVMIGPEAPLVAGLGDALGEAGVRYFGPTKAAAQLEGSKGFTKDLCREANIPTAAYGRFADVGAAKAYLASQSLPIVIKADGLAAGKGVVIATMRAEAEAAVDACFSGTFGAAGSEVVIEEFLEGEEASFFALCDGTAALPLASAQDHKRVGDGDTGPNTGGMGAYSPAPVMTQDITDRVMREIVMPTVNTMAKRGTPFKGVLFAGLMITGSGPKLIEYNVRFGDPETQVLMMRLRSDLLAALLATADCVLKDFDLRWSDDAALTVVLAANGYPGTPVKGTEIKCLEAAKLVPNVEIFHAGTRRDGERLLADGGRVLNVTGRGRTVAEARDAAYAAIAKIDWPGGFYRKDIGWRALQRQE
- the ubiA gene encoding 4-hydroxybenzoate octaprenyltransferase; translated protein: MGAEVSPNSDSRVADAAPSNWVDRWAPLSWRPYLRLGRFDRPIGAWLLLFPCWWSQTLAQVASREPFPNFRYLLLFAIGAFAMRASGCAYNDYVDRYIDAQVQRTASRPIPSGQVTPGGALKFVALTALVGLAVLLQFDWFTVWLGIASLLIVAVYPFAKRVTSYPQFVLGLAFNWGALVGWAAEKGSLDWPAVALYAGCVFWTVGYDTIYAHQDKEDDALLGLGSTALHFGENTVSFVGAFYGLAGILWLTAGALAGAHLVFFLSVTLVFLQMSWQVATLDINDPANCLRRFKSNREVGIAVLLGLIADMALSWFAGLS
- a CDS encoding DUF2093 domain-containing protein: MNRIEKFFGVRSEAKLRYLDGEFEVLSPGEFVRCAVTGQPISLADLRYWSVDAQEAYASAEISVKRYLELKAQGEIES
- the lpxK gene encoding tetraacyldisaccharide 4'-kinase; translated protein: MPGREPRWWYGTGSHWQAVFLSPVGRLVGSVAAARLGKKPSYHSRLPVICVGNFTVGGSGKTPLALLVARLVSDEGREPWFLSRGYGGRMPGPVRVDAAVHGSVDVSDEPLLLARRAPTVVSRDRRKGAQFIEATAPANTVIIMDDGLQNPSLAKNLTLAVVSGDRGFGNGRVIPAGPLRAPLAAQIGLANAILVTGQASQSSHALRHSLRTLTQVPLLSAKTHASEGAVRLRGRRVVAYAGIVNPERFFSMLESLGATMVERRAFADHHAFSESEARDLVDTARRTSADLVTTEKDLARLSGATGAGAELRNRSTALKIETVIEGDDLAILKMKIREAIKI
- a CDS encoding glycosyltransferase N-terminal domain-containing protein, whose amino-acid sequence is MAETKKTLVRFGGSALASFIRLVDRTSKRIYEPADILDRLADLHPCIVACWHGQFMMVAGLRPENVKVAAMVAKHGDAELIGEAMRALGVQLIRGAGAGSRRRDRGGASALRASLSALADGHSLVMTADIPPGPARIAGAGIIAISRMSGRPIIPVAVASKHFASFDTWSRLTFNLPYSRLAFVAGEPIEVPAGADAEVLESKRLELETTLNAVTTRAYELAGSDINRAMPLDVLAAASPPAPGPMFTIYRAGTSLLRPAVPILLNMRGRQGKEDTPRRGERLGFAGLPRPEGQLVWVHAASVGEMNAVLPLIERMLAANPHIHVLLTTGTTTSADVAARRLPERAIHQYVPLDVPQYVARFLDHWKPTIAIFTESDIWPNLVLGAADRGIPLVLVNARMSPRSINRWRRFARFGRPLFSRFAAILTQNESIGRAIKRLGAPNVITAGNLKIDSPPPHVDAAAEAALRAAIGRRPVFLAASTHPGEDAIIAAAHSLMRRDIEGLLTIIVPRHPERGGGLAASLGSLGLKTQLRSRSPDPAAETEIYIADTIGELGTFYAISKIALVGGSLIEHGGQNPIEAVRLGACVLTGPYTHNFKDAYRSLIREGGAIEVRSSDDIARHVTKLHVDQQAAELMRSGADRALKSLSGALEKTLGAVQPLLEKQKV
- a CDS encoding fused DSP-PTPase phosphatase/NAD kinase-like protein → MRSSPGWLNSRFAPALCYAEMLFVDYGIARVAYNNRHRISKDVWRSAQPAPHHVGWLAHRGVKTIVNLRGEQSFGTRWLEQQACARHGITLVDLALKSRAPPTRVQLRAMRDLLRSVQYPILVHCKSGADRAGLMSVIVRHERDGVPIEEARKQLSLRYGHVRSADTGVLDAVFQRYLEDKAKTGVEFWDWVETSYDPDQIRRSFKARGWANRLVDNLLHRE
- a CDS encoding patatin-like phospholipase family protein, translating into MDKPMTAGTSAALPIHGKQFNRTPRIGLALGGGGARGLAHIAMLEAFDELGIRPSIIAGTSIGALYGAVYASGLSGKDLRDHTRYILAQRFGLIRDLFIATAQPFSRLVGVVGRRNAILDPITVLDVILPKSVKSDLAACEIPIKIVASDFYYQEPKVFTEGPLRTAVAASMALPVIFQPVMDGGRALIDGGLTNPLPFDLVMGEADIVVAIDVSGVPVPNSKRPDPTAFEALFSSAFLFERTIIKEKLKSAQPDILISAGTSHYQVLDFLKFDAILEAAAPAKEKLKQQLTRVLSVETLPELKAPDAPPSGIIEAPKRKRRGLLSRARKDRRQQ
- a CDS encoding 16S rRNA (uracil(1498)-N(3))-methyltransferase — encoded protein: MAIRDLTSERLFIVGDLAAGLSVELPQQQAHYLTNVLRLRPGARLLVFNGRDGEWEASLLENRKRTAILGIEHRTRPQEQGPDIDYLFAPLKRARLDYMVQKATEMGVRRLRPVITERTIAERVNTERMVANVIEAAEQCGILRVPEVEPPVSLDSALAGWDPARKLIYCDEQETSADPIETLGHVPAGPVAVLIGPEGGFSDSERSRLLAQSFVVVLSLGPRIMRADTAAVAALTLVNVVLGDWRRI